One genomic segment of Oncorhynchus mykiss isolate Arlee chromosome 10, USDA_OmykA_1.1, whole genome shotgun sequence includes these proteins:
- the LOC110534510 gene encoding dCTP pyrophosphatase 1-like gives MAMNGDGVHGLNGETVALSEAKHINGTPSKSKIACENGEADIHAAKRNGTKRRTPSDTFSFTAEPTIDDIRRMQAEFTDERDWNQFHQPRNLLLAMVGEVGEVSELFQWRGEVTEGLPGWTDSEREHLAHELSDVLIYLVELAEKCHIDLPQAVLRKMALNRLKYPASKVHGSSKKYTEYKD, from the coding sequence ATGGCAATGAACGGCGATGGAGTGCATGGACTGAACGGAGAGACGGTGGCCCTATCTGAAGCTAAACACATCAATGGCACTCCTAGCAAGTCAAAAATAGCCTGTGAAAACGGCGAGGCAGACATCCACGCTGCCAAGCGAAATGGAACTAAGAGAAGAACCCCATCTGATACGTTCTCCTTCACTGCCGAACCTACCATCGATGACATACGACGGATGCAAGCGGAATTTACTGACGAGCGAGACTGGAACCAGTTCCACCAACCCCGCAACCTCCTGCTAGCTATGGTCGGAGAAGTGGGCGAGGTATCTGAGCTTTTCCAGTGGCGTGGCGAGGTGACTGAAGGACTTCCCGGCTGGACCGACTCCGAGCGCGAGCACCTGGCACATGAACTCAGCGACGTCCTCATCTACCTAGTTGAGTTGGCCGAGAAATGTCATATCGATTTACCCCAAGCAGTGCTGCGCAAAATGGCCCTAAATAGGCTGAAGTACCCTGCCAGCAAGGTGCATGGCTCGTCTAAGAAGTACACCGAATACAAGGACTGA